One Gadus morhua chromosome 13, gadMor3.0, whole genome shotgun sequence genomic window carries:
- the tmem119a gene encoding transmembrane protein 119, translating to MMVSSSGFTSVAAVLLFLASGCRCSPLLFNASMDGGSGDGGEPELLFPTSFSTRPPAPVEEGSAQVTSAPPSLVNGITTTMIRLKDFVLSRVVDFLQEYMLIIIVVASLLIVMVFIVCCASAMSHKRKLEAYKPPAGAPAWKAQAAVATANPVEEYRPYAVDHVKSVQIQSAMTSPKNLRMPSKALVGEKGREGRSSPPQEVRKVRETEPMMERRREEARSPKEQLKQKEEAHVVCTCHQKMAHH from the coding sequence ATGATGGTGTCCTCCTCTGGTTTCACGTCTGTTGCGGCAGTGCTGCTGTTTCTGGCTAGTGGCTGCCGCTGCTCTCCGCTCCTCTTCAATGCCTCCATGGACGGAGGCAGCGGAGACGGAGGAGAGCCAGAGCTCCTGTtccccacctccttctccactaGGCCCCCGGCCCCAGTGGAGGAGGGGAGCGCCCAGGTCACCtcggcccctccctccctggtcaacggcatcaccaccaccatgatcCGCCTCAAGGACTTTGTGCTGAGCCGTGTGGTGGACTTCCTGCAGGAGTATATGCTCATCATCATCGTGGTGGCTTCCCTCCTCATCGTCATGGTCTTCATTGTGTGCTGCGCCTCCGCCATGAGCCACAAGCGCAAGCTGGAGGCCTATAAGCCCCCCGCCGGTGCCCCGGCCTGGAAGGCCCAGGCCGCCGTGGCCACGGCCAATCCTGTGGAGGAGTACCGACCCTACGCCGTGGACCACGTGAAGAGTGTCCAGATCCAGAGTGCCATGACCTCGCCCAAGAACCTGCGCATGCCGTCCAAGGCACTGGTTGGGGAGaagggcagggaggggaggtCCTCGCCTCCCCAGGAGGTCCGAAaggtgagagagacggagccgatgatggagaggaggagggaggaggccaGGAGCCCTAAGGAGCAGCTGAAACAGAAAGAGGAGGCGCATGTGGTCTGCACCTGCCACCAGAAGATGGCCCACCACTAA